A region from the Pelobates fuscus isolate aPelFus1 chromosome 1, aPelFus1.pri, whole genome shotgun sequence genome encodes:
- the POLD3 gene encoding DNA polymerase delta subunit 3 — protein MDELYLENIDELVTDQNKIVTYKWLSHTLGVHVNQAKQMLYDYVTRKRKENQSAQVHVTYLLTGKSIQNGYPYHKVAVVKEEKLEAMKAKLAVVANVHVYSIQKATLKDSAPLFNTDYDIFKNNLQDCNKYSAIRCAEAVPRSAEVMSQLRKAHSQQTEEAPQASAPTINGHIPPPAAKTASQQPKGIMGMFSRPAAKAQEANKEPKTENKEPAVSTGSSKSSAKANAMNNFFGKASLSKIKETSSINKSVKQEEEPVSPSTASSQAPASSPPPEPPTKKGTSTKVPTKTKKSKGKRAEISDSEEEENKLVKKRRRIKQPMADSSDDEDVPAPRDVKTPSPPPAPEPVLKMETDTQPQVLPGGKRRKRKRVLKSKTFMDEEGCIVTEKVYESQSCTDSEDEFAVSKPAGTSKPFTLGTAKQEVKTESKPPKKSSVANKGTKQASIMGFFQKK, from the exons GATGCTGTATGACTATGTCACACGGAAGAGGAAGGAGAATCAGAGTGCCCAGGTGCACGTGACGTACCTACTAACAGGGAAGTCAATTCAAAATGGGTACCCT TACCACAAGGTGGCGGTGGTAAAGGAAGAGAAACTGGAAG CTATGAAAGCCAAGCTCGCGGTGGTGGCTAATGTTCACGTGTACAGCATCCAGAAAGCCACTCTAAAGGACAGCGCCCCTCTTTTCAACACGGACTATGATATCTTCAAGAATAATCTCCAGGACTGTAATAA GTATAGTGCCATTCGATGCGCAGAGGCTGTGCCAAGGTCCGCTGAGGTGATGTCGCAGCTCCGGAAAGCACACAGCCAGCAGACTGAGGAAGCGCCTCAAGCTTCTGCTCCAACCATCAATGGGCATATCCCTCCGCCTGCTGCAAAAACTGCATCTCAGCAGCCCAAGGGTATCATGGGCATGTTCTCCCGTCCAGCTGCCAAAGCACAGGAAGCAAATAAAGAACCGAAGACCGAAAACAAGGAACCAGCA GTTTCTACAGGAAGCAGCAAGTCCTCTGCTAAAGCAAACGCCATGAATAATTTCTTTGGAAAAGCTTCTTTGA gcaaaatcaaggaaacctCGTCCATTAATAAATCCGTCAAACAAGAGGAAGAACCAGTGTCTCCGTCTACTGCTTCCTCCCAAGCTCCTGCCTCTTCACCTCCTCCAGAGCCACCTACAAAGAAAGGGACGTCAACTAAAGTTCCGACAAAGACCAAGAAAAG CAAGGGGAAAAGAGCTGAAATCTCAGACAGTGAAgaggaagaaaacaaattggTGAAAAAGAGAAGACGGATTAAGCAGCCCATGGCTGACAGCAGTGACGACGAAG ATGTTCCAGCTCCTCGTGATGTGAAGACCCCTTCACCACCACCTGCTCCTGAGCCTGTTTTGAAAATGGAAACGGATACCCAGCCACAG GTACTGCCTGGAGGGAAAAGAAGAAAGCGCAAGCGTGTTTTAAAATCGAAAACGTTTATGGATGAGGAAGGATGTATAG TGACAGAAAAAGTATATGAGAGTCAGTCTTGCACAGACAGTGAAGACGAGTTTGCCGTCTCGAAACCAGCAGGTACTTCAAAGCCATTCACTCTAGGAACCGCAAAGCAAGAAGTGAAAACAGAATCCAAACCACCCAAGAAGTCCTCTGTGGCCAATAAAGGCACCAAGCAAGCCTCCATCATGGGATTCTTTCAGAAGAAGTGA